The following coding sequences lie in one Candidatus Edwardsbacteria bacterium genomic window:
- a CDS encoding DUF3887 domain-containing protein, with protein MKHLFPLLIAIVIGCSSTQKDNKNNVSETTSTSDSTVISFTNNHVQKYIGGDLEAAYNDYLPNFKSAYTIDQFKDMFNKQIVPAFGNLKSASFKSIARGTSYTTAGTFEIATLFYKAEIDKPNTFIRIEIVTSSPLPQVASYQYINFLNNDIPENMK; from the coding sequence ATGAAGCATCTTTTCCCACTCCTAATCGCAATCGTTATTGGTTGCTCATCTACTCAAAAAGATAATAAAAATAATGTTTCTGAAACGACTTCCACAAGCGACTCTACAGTCATTTCATTTACAAATAATCATGTACAAAAATACATTGGTGGAGACTTAGAAGCCGCATATAATGATTATTTGCCAAATTTTAAATCTGCTTATACTATTGATCAATTTAAAGATATGTTTAACAAACAAATTGTTCCTGCCTTTGGCAACCTGAAAAGTGCATCATTCAAGAGTATCGCACGAGGCACGAGTTATACTACGGCTGGCACTTTTGAAATAGCAACATTATTTTATAAAGCTGAAATTGATAAACCAAACACTTTTATTCGAATTGAAATTGTTACTTCCTCACCATTACCTCAAGTTGCATCATATCAATATATTAATTTTTTAAATAATGACATTCCCGAAAACATGAAGTAA